A single Saccopteryx bilineata isolate mSacBil1 chromosome 7, mSacBil1_pri_phased_curated, whole genome shotgun sequence DNA region contains:
- the PLEKHS1 gene encoding pleckstrin homology domain-containing family S member 1 isoform X1: MEFKPQKSPGKQFTSNYENKVCKQDYFIKSPPPQLFSSVTSWKKRFFVLSRSEEKAFRLSYYKDHHPRGFIKIDQSASVEVGISSHEKMQSVQKMFKCRPEEVMSIRTTARDYYLIGDDREKIKDWVSLMSSFCRDIEAARWNTEQAKFSWDDISFLSDPSSRLGSSSSWETVSPTSPRSTTLPDMHLMEKSSPGLRQSHLPRLFPETAQGTEEESHYLSPQSILLELDNIIAANDSESGESIEPGHPDQASKRRERHYMSMKSCVFQETTDESTDSKEEPQTLPETQDGGLPLQEPGSRSSSCLSPAETEARTPNDKRASSSLTVVQLSILINNIPDESHVEKLNVFLSPYDITNYLALIEAAGRICVAQWEGPPRLGCLFFHGDHVLAVNDLKPHNLEEVSLFLSRSIQKEKVKLTIGRILNSEKFHAIGCMCPLKYQGVVPVQLDKSELGRILKRSPAIKKSQQKRTGE; this comes from the exons ATGGAATTCAAACCTCAGAAGAGCCCAG GTAAACAATTTACAtctaattatgaaaataaagtcTGCAAACAAGATTACTTTATTAAATCACCACCTCCTCAGCTTTTCTCCTCAGTA ACCTCTTGGAAAAAGCGGTTTTTTGTTCTATCCAGGAGTGAGGAAAAGGCCTTTCGGCTTTCCTATTACAAAGACCATCACCCCCGAGGTTTCATTAAAATTGATCA AAGTGCCAGTGTAGAAGTTGGCATAAGCAGCCACGAAAAAATGCAGTCTGTACAGAAGATGTTTAAATGCCGCCCAGAGGAGGTGATGTCCATCAGAACCACTGCCAGAGACTACTACCTCATTGGCGATGACAG GGAGAAGATTAAAGACTGGGTCTCACTCATGTCATCATTTTGCCGGGACATTGAAGCAGCACGCTGGAATACAGAG CAGGCGAAATTCTCATGGGACGATATAAGCTTCCTTTCAGACCCAAGCTCTCGCCTCGGTTCTTCCAGCTCGTGGGAGACTGTCAGCCCCACCTCACCAAGAAGTACTACTCTCCCCGACATG CATTTAATGGAAAAAAGTTCTCCAGGACTCAGACAAAGTCATCTACCACGTCTTTTTCCAGAAACCGCTCAAGGCACAGAAGAAGAGAGTCATTATCTTAGTCCTCAAAGTATTCTTTTAGAG CTGGATAATATTATTGCTGCCAATGACTCTGAATCTGGTGAATCCATTGAACCTGGTCATCCAGACCAGGCCTCCAAGAGACGTGAGCGTCATTACATGTCAATGAAATCCTG TGTTTTCCAAGAGACAACCGATGAGTCTACTGATAGCAAAGAGGAACCCCAGACCCTTCCAGAGACCCAGGACGGGGGGCTCCCCCTACAAGAACCAGGCTCCAGAAGCAGCTCTTGCCTGTCACCTGCCGAAACGGAAGCCCGGACCCCAAATGACAAAAGGGCGTCATCCTCACTAACTGTTGTGCAGTTGTCTATATTAATCAA TAACATTCCCGATGAAAGCCACGTGGAGAAACTGAATGTGTTCCTTTCTCCTTATGACATCACCAATTATTTGGCACTCATAGAAGCTGCAGGACGAATATG TGTGGCTCAGTGGGAAGGCCCCCCGCGCCTGGGATGCTTATTTTTTCACGGAGATCACGTTTTGGCCGTGAATGACCTGAAGCCCCACAACCTGGAAGAGGTCTCCTTGTTTCTCAGCCGGTCTATCCAGAAGGAG AAAGTGAAACTCACCATTGGCCGGATCCTGAACTCAGAGAAATTCCATGCTATCGGCTGTATGTGTCCCTTAAAATACCAAGGTGTTGTACCTGTCCAACTGGATAAGTCTGAACTGGGGAGGATACTGAAGAGGAGTCCAGCCATTAAAAAGAGTCAGCAGAAAAGAACTGGAGAGTAA
- the PLEKHS1 gene encoding pleckstrin homology domain-containing family S member 1 isoform X2, whose protein sequence is MEFKPQKSPGKQFTSNYENKVCKQDYFIKSPPPQLFSSVTSWKKRFFVLSRSEEKAFRLSYYKDHHPRGFIKIDQSASVEVGISSHEKMQSVQKMFKCRPEEVMSIRTTARDYYLIGDDREKIKDWVSLMSSFCRDIEAARWNTEAKFSWDDISFLSDPSSRLGSSSSWETVSPTSPRSTTLPDMHLMEKSSPGLRQSHLPRLFPETAQGTEEESHYLSPQSILLELDNIIAANDSESGESIEPGHPDQASKRRERHYMSMKSCVFQETTDESTDSKEEPQTLPETQDGGLPLQEPGSRSSSCLSPAETEARTPNDKRASSSLTVVQLSILINNIPDESHVEKLNVFLSPYDITNYLALIEAAGRICVAQWEGPPRLGCLFFHGDHVLAVNDLKPHNLEEVSLFLSRSIQKEKVKLTIGRILNSEKFHAIGCMCPLKYQGVVPVQLDKSELGRILKRSPAIKKSQQKRTGE, encoded by the exons ATGGAATTCAAACCTCAGAAGAGCCCAG GTAAACAATTTACAtctaattatgaaaataaagtcTGCAAACAAGATTACTTTATTAAATCACCACCTCCTCAGCTTTTCTCCTCAGTA ACCTCTTGGAAAAAGCGGTTTTTTGTTCTATCCAGGAGTGAGGAAAAGGCCTTTCGGCTTTCCTATTACAAAGACCATCACCCCCGAGGTTTCATTAAAATTGATCA AAGTGCCAGTGTAGAAGTTGGCATAAGCAGCCACGAAAAAATGCAGTCTGTACAGAAGATGTTTAAATGCCGCCCAGAGGAGGTGATGTCCATCAGAACCACTGCCAGAGACTACTACCTCATTGGCGATGACAG GGAGAAGATTAAAGACTGGGTCTCACTCATGTCATCATTTTGCCGGGACATTGAAGCAGCACGCTGGAATACAGAG GCGAAATTCTCATGGGACGATATAAGCTTCCTTTCAGACCCAAGCTCTCGCCTCGGTTCTTCCAGCTCGTGGGAGACTGTCAGCCCCACCTCACCAAGAAGTACTACTCTCCCCGACATG CATTTAATGGAAAAAAGTTCTCCAGGACTCAGACAAAGTCATCTACCACGTCTTTTTCCAGAAACCGCTCAAGGCACAGAAGAAGAGAGTCATTATCTTAGTCCTCAAAGTATTCTTTTAGAG CTGGATAATATTATTGCTGCCAATGACTCTGAATCTGGTGAATCCATTGAACCTGGTCATCCAGACCAGGCCTCCAAGAGACGTGAGCGTCATTACATGTCAATGAAATCCTG TGTTTTCCAAGAGACAACCGATGAGTCTACTGATAGCAAAGAGGAACCCCAGACCCTTCCAGAGACCCAGGACGGGGGGCTCCCCCTACAAGAACCAGGCTCCAGAAGCAGCTCTTGCCTGTCACCTGCCGAAACGGAAGCCCGGACCCCAAATGACAAAAGGGCGTCATCCTCACTAACTGTTGTGCAGTTGTCTATATTAATCAA TAACATTCCCGATGAAAGCCACGTGGAGAAACTGAATGTGTTCCTTTCTCCTTATGACATCACCAATTATTTGGCACTCATAGAAGCTGCAGGACGAATATG TGTGGCTCAGTGGGAAGGCCCCCCGCGCCTGGGATGCTTATTTTTTCACGGAGATCACGTTTTGGCCGTGAATGACCTGAAGCCCCACAACCTGGAAGAGGTCTCCTTGTTTCTCAGCCGGTCTATCCAGAAGGAG AAAGTGAAACTCACCATTGGCCGGATCCTGAACTCAGAGAAATTCCATGCTATCGGCTGTATGTGTCCCTTAAAATACCAAGGTGTTGTACCTGTCCAACTGGATAAGTCTGAACTGGGGAGGATACTGAAGAGGAGTCCAGCCATTAAAAAGAGTCAGCAGAAAAGAACTGGAGAGTAA
- the PLEKHS1 gene encoding pleckstrin homology domain-containing family S member 1 isoform X3: MQSVQKMFKCRPEEVMSIRTTARDYYLIGDDREKIKDWVSLMSSFCRDIEAARWNTEQAKFSWDDISFLSDPSSRLGSSSSWETVSPTSPRSTTLPDMHLMEKSSPGLRQSHLPRLFPETAQGTEEESHYLSPQSILLELDNIIAANDSESGESIEPGHPDQASKRRERHYMSMKSCVFQETTDESTDSKEEPQTLPETQDGGLPLQEPGSRSSSCLSPAETEARTPNDKRASSSLTVVQLSILINNIPDESHVEKLNVFLSPYDITNYLALIEAAGRICVAQWEGPPRLGCLFFHGDHVLAVNDLKPHNLEEVSLFLSRSIQKEKVKLTIGRILNSEKFHAIGCMCPLKYQGVVPVQLDKSELGRILKRSPAIKKSQQKRTGE; this comes from the exons ATGCAGTCTGTACAGAAGATGTTTAAATGCCGCCCAGAGGAGGTGATGTCCATCAGAACCACTGCCAGAGACTACTACCTCATTGGCGATGACAG GGAGAAGATTAAAGACTGGGTCTCACTCATGTCATCATTTTGCCGGGACATTGAAGCAGCACGCTGGAATACAGAG CAGGCGAAATTCTCATGGGACGATATAAGCTTCCTTTCAGACCCAAGCTCTCGCCTCGGTTCTTCCAGCTCGTGGGAGACTGTCAGCCCCACCTCACCAAGAAGTACTACTCTCCCCGACATG CATTTAATGGAAAAAAGTTCTCCAGGACTCAGACAAAGTCATCTACCACGTCTTTTTCCAGAAACCGCTCAAGGCACAGAAGAAGAGAGTCATTATCTTAGTCCTCAAAGTATTCTTTTAGAG CTGGATAATATTATTGCTGCCAATGACTCTGAATCTGGTGAATCCATTGAACCTGGTCATCCAGACCAGGCCTCCAAGAGACGTGAGCGTCATTACATGTCAATGAAATCCTG TGTTTTCCAAGAGACAACCGATGAGTCTACTGATAGCAAAGAGGAACCCCAGACCCTTCCAGAGACCCAGGACGGGGGGCTCCCCCTACAAGAACCAGGCTCCAGAAGCAGCTCTTGCCTGTCACCTGCCGAAACGGAAGCCCGGACCCCAAATGACAAAAGGGCGTCATCCTCACTAACTGTTGTGCAGTTGTCTATATTAATCAA TAACATTCCCGATGAAAGCCACGTGGAGAAACTGAATGTGTTCCTTTCTCCTTATGACATCACCAATTATTTGGCACTCATAGAAGCTGCAGGACGAATATG TGTGGCTCAGTGGGAAGGCCCCCCGCGCCTGGGATGCTTATTTTTTCACGGAGATCACGTTTTGGCCGTGAATGACCTGAAGCCCCACAACCTGGAAGAGGTCTCCTTGTTTCTCAGCCGGTCTATCCAGAAGGAG AAAGTGAAACTCACCATTGGCCGGATCCTGAACTCAGAGAAATTCCATGCTATCGGCTGTATGTGTCCCTTAAAATACCAAGGTGTTGTACCTGTCCAACTGGATAAGTCTGAACTGGGGAGGATACTGAAGAGGAGTCCAGCCATTAAAAAGAGTCAGCAGAAAAGAACTGGAGAGTAA